From Arachis stenosperma cultivar V10309 chromosome 2, arast.V10309.gnm1.PFL2, whole genome shotgun sequence, one genomic window encodes:
- the LOC130962821 gene encoding uncharacterized protein LOC130962821 — MRSEDENVDKNEKEPPKVKEPKRKTLLEEPLPIPFPTLAKKAKKQEDLDPTVVKVFEKVEVTIPFFQAIQQVPKYAKFLKDICTHKDKLGDLNKKPVDDSISSLLPEKCNDPGLCLVTCLIGGTKFMDCMCDSGACVSIMPLPIYERLNLPPLKRSRSRFVLADKSIVSIVGIAKNVIVNIQGLLFPTDFHILETPPIDPTKPSSILLGRPFLKTDHFKLDAHSGVYSFESDGKLVKFTLEDSNKSILEAYSIFGCDIVEDKVSEDGKEQEKKDSAKESNSKDHAQPKQPKELEIFLLGEISK; from the coding sequence ATGAGGAGTGAAGATGAAAATGTTGATAAAAATGAGAAAGAACCACCAAAGGTCAAGGAGCCAAAGAGAAAGACCTTGCTTGAAGAGCCTTTGCCCATCCCATTTCCAACTTTAGCCAAGAAAGCAAAGAAACAAGAAGATCTTGACCCCACTGTGGtgaaagtttttgaaaaagttgaAGTTACCATCCCTTTCTTTCAAGCCATTCAACAAGTGCCGAAATACGCCAAGTTCCTTAAGGATATTTGTACTCACAAAGACAAGCTTGGTGACCTCAACAAAAAGCCGGTAGATGATTCTATCTCTTCTTTACTTCCTGAAAAATGCAATGATCCCGGCCTATGTTTGGTTACTTGCTTGATTGGTGGGACTAAGTTCATGGACTGTATGTGTGATTCGGGGGCGTGTGTGAGCATCATGCCACTCCCCATCTATGAAAGACTGAACTTACCTCCCCTAAAAAGGTCCAGGTCGAGGTTTGTATTAGCCGACAAGAGTATTGTGTCAATTGTGGGGATTGCAAAAAATGTCATAGTCAATATTCAAGGATTGCTCTTTCCAACTGATTTTCATATTTTGGAGACCCCTCCTATTGACCCAACTAAGCCATCATCAATACTCCTTGGAAGACCATTCTTGAAGACTGACCATTTCAAGTTAGACGCACACTCGGGAGTATATTCTTTTGAGTCGGATGGCAAGTTAGTCAAGTTCACTTTGGAGGACTCCAACAAATCCATCCTTGAGGCTTACTCTATTTTTGGGTGTGACATAGTTGAAGACAAGGTGAGTGAAGATGGCAAGGAGCAAGAAAAAAAGGATAGTGCCAAGGAGTCAAATTCAAAGGATCATGCTCAACCAAAGCAACCCAAGGAGTTAGAGATTTTCCTCCTTGGGGAAATTTCTAAATGA